The DNA segment TCTGAAGGGCAAAGATGGAAGGGGAGTGTGAGATCACCATCGCTCACCATACAAGGTCCCAGGTCTGTTCCCGCCTTTCTCATCCAGGCCAACTTTGACCTCTCTCAGCATGATATCAGGAGGTTTCTAGCTGGACTTATAGATGTTGCTGAACTGAGTTGACGAGACTGTGGTTGAACCAGTAAAAGCAAGACGTATTGGCGCGTCGGATGGGAAAAGTCGTTAACGTGTCGTTATACTCTCGGTTGAAGTCGCTGATCTGGTAACACTTTTCTGAGAATCGAATTGACACCGAGATAAGACACAAGCTGGGATCCGACGATGAACTCTggcttggaggatgagatctCTGTGTGCTATCGTTGGCGTGTGTCGTGAGTAACCAGGCGGATGAAGGAGATAGACAGAGAGAGACAGCTGAAAAGGTGAACCAGTACTCGTAAACCGAGTAAGCTTACACACATTCAGGGTCAAGCCACGAGTCCCACGAGCTGATCGCGTGGACTTCCTGGCAgttcatatatatatctgacGCGTCTCGTAAGTTACCAGTACATACTCGAGAATGAACATGAAGATGAACATGGTAGTACTCGAGTAGCTGGTCTTATCACAGAAGAGCAAAGCAAATCTCGCACagatccattcatccatacATAAAAAACTAGCCACTAGGTCTGCTCAGCCACCTCGAGCGCTACCTCGATAATATGGCCCTACCTAAACACTTACAAAACGGCTTAACGCCCGACGAATTAACCTTCCtagcagaggaagagaccatAGACATCGTACCGTTATTCTCCATGACGAGGGTCCGATTGTTGAGTGTGAGCACATCCTTGCATCACTTAAACCAAGCAATATGACACCACAGGTAGCTGATATCGTTTGATATGGAATAGGGCATATACGGTCCATTCACACCTCCATCAGCAGCCAAAGTACCCCTCTGGCTTGCGTTATcgttgaagaggaagaggaaatgcAGGATAGTACCCCCAGAGTGGTTGAGTATAGGTCAGTCACCTCATCGAGACTTCTTGGTCCAGGCGATATGGAGCACTGAtatggaagtggatgatcagaCCGAGTACAAAATTCgttgaaggaggaaagggaaaatgCCGAATCGTTCTGTTCGTTACCCAGGAGATTTATTGAGATATCGAAGGTATTACTAGACGTGTGAGTTGatcctctctttcatctctaCATGGATCCCCACTATGGGCTGTTGCTGTGATATGAGAAATCGACATTGACCTACCTTTCTTGCAGTGCTCAAGACGACCTCATGCAACCCTCATCACTTC comes from the Kwoniella bestiolae CBS 10118 chromosome 2, complete sequence genome and includes:
- a CDS encoding DNA replication complex GINS protein PSF2, with amino-acid sequence MALPKHLQNGLTPDELTFLAEEETIDIVPLFSMTRVRLLSGIYGPFTPPSAAKVPLWLALSLKRKRKCRIVPPEWLSIDRVQNSLKEERENAESFCSLPRRFIEISKVLLDVAQDDLMQPSSLRSLLKDLREVRQAKIRIGLQSEGVMRGSYLQVTNLTPLELSELKPFLVKAMGIMQSLEPRKEEDEDEEEGGGNYAQ